From Amphiprion ocellaris isolate individual 3 ecotype Okinawa chromosome 10, ASM2253959v1, whole genome shotgun sequence, one genomic window encodes:
- the LOC111569110 gene encoding nucleoprotein TPR-like isoform X1 encodes MAAVLLQALERTELNKLPKGVQNKLEKFVTELLNANEALKTQHERFKADSEQQYFDIEKRLAESQEQILSATRDLQALKEENKKLNEELSALKGIEGETIEDKPQQEQQQTKTKYEIEAEKRELVRLLEKRSQEVENLTDDVKRLNEKLTDANKVKMELQLKLDEIQSSAASVQHREKRMEQEKELLEKKIEWLTAELKTKTEELLHTNREKGKEIVELQGSLKSSKEQVNRLESQLSSLKQTSESQNKRAEDLNNKLKQAKDEQSAMEEKYRNELNAHTKLSSLYKGAATDMETKNQELSRAVEELGKLVKESGEANKTLQKKVSEGEELKTRLEAELREKIKKMEKELENATMKASGKHCCAPSLTEEQLDSMCPSAAAIAAIVKPGMKFFDLYNAYAECQTQLQLEKQETRRVSRVLDEIVQEVESKAPVLRRQREEYESMQRSMASLCNKLEQARTEIYSLQKDKEEAKQHCDAQEREKLRTERLLEDTSAQVCSLLAELEEARGNQVTKDDGSSADISSTSEVTSRRQLSFRSVEELQRQNQSLLGRLRELEEENDRQQSQVTSARITELESSVGKLQNELEQLKEQRNQQKQLADSSARQRDMYKALLTQSTGFSLPPQGPDSSSHPAPVRPSVPATRSTPQRAAAAESAQTAQTKAALKQINDAFTLYKKEKAENDRMLNETNDRLQRQLTELRSSQAKLTSQLDFSNKRYEMLQEAVAAYRREISALQERNQKMAATAQRHEHIIHTMSQDLRQANEKLALEEVRVENLTKERDMLRQAESRLSREKEAMMAEQRNQNLLLTNLKTMQLTMERSETDTRQRLNNKIEKLEAELASMKTRLDQEVAQRHTLGRTMDAQLLEAKKQLETQNTLQQKTRELLRSSEQQVAALKTQLASASSSEAVTTSSSVTSPATRAAGLRAPLRVRSPVPANSQQPSQSEQELSEVKGLLRSAEEQNSELAEQLKNANTTVEQYRAVVLTLEDSLKKEKEMRSPLEVRLKESEEVQKQLEKRILEVEKMKQQEQEEKRKAVDTVEKQVSELQRSLKASQAEQQEALERAAAAVTLEQKAIQDSLLQTKLAGEAQAKYERELMLHAADVEALQELKKRSQQEATRKRELEEELKKTSSLMQDKTAALNTVEKQLKEDLSNQSRRCEELGKQNALLHQQMDDMATKSRQLQQQPQQLDLSFSEEGKTTEQILEILRFVRREKEIAVARCDASDGETLRYKQRVEHQDRELKELQEALNAEREKIQASAKTLAQQEEQLKKMESISALQETNRMLKMDRNKLEQELQQAQAKATKLQSDISPLHHSLSVLSEQNGALQADRRLLEEDVKRLKAKVQQLISQQKDGDAEEKQKLTNEREAQQRRITQLAEETAKLKTELARCNASSNSAQSQLQALRDNVARLTSERDTLKKDLETKNTDIVEKNKTITQVKKIGRRYKTQYEELKVQHDKLVDESATKAGSEAAPGQEVQQELNKAQEELNKTREELNKLKEEVQQKQQEAQKSQQELEAAQKENQQTKDKLQEVQNQLTQNQNQLTQVQSQLTQTQTQLQQNQNQLTQSQKELQQAKSHTLQVQNQFKSAQSQTLARQNQIQQLQRELQQAKENLQQNLASQKELQQTQQSSQQSHVQEVNNLKTSLSQAESKVTELQSQLDSVQKTVAEREADVKRLQEQLTEANQANEASRAAQANQNQSTQSIQASEANAASDANQALQEELAKLRQELSECKSREEQLKQQMTDKEEKTKKAFVGAKTKINQLNSAKEQLSQEIEELKQNKEEMEVRMNALKSQYEGRLLRLDRELRELRETQTHPDSREEPQDQSGTKVGDQVRSADQRQISLKSPAQDRGSSSLSEPPTANIRPTPSTPSPSNKPSPSPGSKATPRASIRPMVTPASLTIPTPTATVMPTTQTDSQEVLMSAGASVHSTSSGLVNTPTSITQPTSTQTTAFVQPTQQQAANQDAASSMEAERPSTSSSLIGTAGSKRSREEEEEEEEESRPESSHTTTKKLRLKPSIELQMEGDEEIDGDEGQQQDSPDDSQELPDDSFPVLAEDTEDMEDEGVSQSVPSDQMSSQGPIIVRDVIVIDTDSESRESKEGEERREGDGEEEEDEEEEDEEEEEEYKEEEDDDEEDDDAADSGMRIDESNEESREAEEEGEDEEPSEGNNAEENISGASSGSQRPSEATHSGESSGGVTSESDPPRDPLHIPPTSSSGPSPSSSALTPCLPHTRRPPHALPPRLYIQPPAPELGPPHTQRQSSQLRRPSAGRGPQLTPGIGSMQPFFDDDDRMVPSTPTLVVPHRTDGFAEAIHSPQVAGLSTRFRFGPPEDLLPQTSASHSDLGQLASQGGLGMYESPLFLAAHDEDGGGRSVPTTPLQVAAPVTVFTESLPSDSADNMASQSVPMVTASTGMAAAADDGDEVFMEQEGDGPGIESSLESQTDMESTGQQSDDASLPSTSQDADTSSVTLRRTLAGQPLMSSLSSRGTRGRGETRTLLSRRGTFSRGGRGGTMGRGGVA; translated from the exons ATGGCGGCCGTCCTGCTCCAAGCTTTGGAGCGAACGGAGCTGAACAAACTCCCGAAGGGCGTCCAGAACAAGCTGGAGAAGTTTGTAACGGAGCTGCTGAATGCTAACGAGGCGCTCAAGACGCAGCATGAGCGGTTCAAAGCGGACAGCG agcagcagtacTTTGACATTGAGAAAAGACTGGCGGAGAGTCAGGAACAGATCCTGTCGGCCACCAGAGACCTGCAGGCCCTcaaggaggaaaataaaaaactca ATGAAGAGCTGAGCGCTCTGAAGGGAATAGAGGGAGAGACCATTGAAGACAAGCCACAGCAGGAG cAGCAACAAACCAAGACCAAGTATGAGATTGAAGCGGAGAAGAGAGAGCTGGTGAGGCTGCTGGAGAAAAGATCACAGGAAGTGGAAAATCTCACAG atgatgtgaaGCGTCTGAACGAGAAGCTGACTGACGCTAACAAAGTGAAgatggagctgcagctgaaactggaTGAGATTCAGTCGTCTGCAGCTTCTGTTCAG CACCGGGAGAAACGCATGGAGCAGGAGAAGGAGCTGCTGGAGAAGAAGATCGAGTGGTTGACTGCAGAACTGAAGACCAAGACTGAAGAACTGCTCCACACCAACAGAGAGAAGGGCAAAGAGATAGTGGAGCTTCAGGGGAGTCTGAAGAGCAGCAAGGAGCAG GTGAACAGGCTGGAAAGTCAGCTCAGCTCTCTGAAGCAAACCAGTGAAAGTCAGAATAAAAGAGCCGAagacctcaacaacaaactgaagcag GCTAAAGACGAGCAAAGCGCCATGGAGGAGAAATACCGCAACGAGCTCAACGCTCATACCAAGCTGTCTTCACTCTACAAG GGGGCAGCGACAGACATGGAGACCAAGAACCAAGAACTGAGCAGAGCAGTGGAGGAACTGGGCAAGCTGGTGAAAGAGTCTGGAGAAG CCAATAAGACTCTGCAGAAGAAGGTGTCTGAGGGCGAAGAGTTGAAGACACGACTTGAGGCAGAGCTGAGAGAAAAGATCAAGAAAATGGAGAAGGAGCTGGAAAACGCTACAATGAAGGCTTCTGGCAAACACTGCT GTGCACCTTCTCTGACTGAGGAACAGCTGGACTCCATGTGTCCATCAGCTGCTGCCATCGCTGCCATTGTCAAGCCTGGCATGAAGTTCTTTGAT CTGTACAACGCGTACGCTGAGTGTCAGACGCAGCTTCAGCTGGAGAAGCAGGAGACCAGGAGAGTGAGTCGAGTGCTGGATGAGATCGTCCAGGAGGTGGAGTCCAAAGCTCCCGTCCTCAGACGCCAGAGAGAAGAATACGAGAGCATGCAGAGGTCCATGGCCTCGCTGTGCAACAAACTGGAACAGGCCCGAACC GAAATCTACAGTTTGCAGAAGGACAAAGAAGAGGCAAAGCAGCACTGTGATGCCCAGGAGAGAGAAAAGCTGAGGACTGAGAGACTGTTGGAGGACACGTCTGCACAG GTTTGTTCTCTTCTGGCTGAGCTGGAGGAAGCCCGAGGAAACCAGGTGACCAAAGACGACGGCAGCTCCGCCGACATTTCCAGCACTTCTGAGGTGACCAGCCGTCGCCAGCTGTCCTTCCGCAGcgtggaggagctgcagaggcaGAACCAAAGTCTGCTGGGGAGACtgagggagctggaggaggaaaacgacagACAGCAGAGCCAAGTGACATCTGCACG TATCACAGAGTTGGAGTCCAGTGTTGGTAAACTTCAGAATGAGCTGGAGCAGCTGAAGGAGCAGAGGAACCAGCAGAAACAGCTGGCGGACTCCAGCGCCAGGCAGAGAGACATGTACAAGGCACTGCTGACGCAGAGCACCGGCTTCAGTCTGCCACCTCAAG GTCCGGACTCTTCTTCCCATCCTGCTCCAGTTCGTCCCTCGGTTCCAGCGACTCGTTCTACTCCTCAGAGAGCCGCTGCTGCAGAGTCGGCACAGACTGCTCAGACTAAAGCTGCTTTAAAACAG ATCAACGACGCCTTCACTCTGTATAAGAAGGAGAAGGCAGAGAATGACAGGATGCTGAATGAAACAAACGACCGGCTACAGAGGCAGCTGACAGAACTTCGCTCCAGTCAGGCCAAGCTCACCTCCCAGCTGGACTTCAGCAACAAGAG GTATGAGATGCTCCAGGAGGCGGTAGCAGCGTACCGCCGAGAGATTTCTGCCCTGCAGGAGAGGAACCAAAAGATGGCAGCAACGGCCCAACGGCACGAACACATCATCCACACAATGAGCCAGGACCTGAGGCAGGCGAACGAGAAACTGGCGCTGGAAGAG GTGCGTGTGGAGAACCTGACTAAAGAGAGAGACATGTTAAGGCAAGCAGAGAGTCGACTCAGTAGAGAGAAGGAAGCCATGATGGCTGAGCAACGTAACCAGAACCTGCTGCTCACCAACCTCAAGACTATGCAG TTGACTATGGAGCGTTCGGAGACGGACACTCGTCAACGACTCAACAACAAAATAGAGAAACTGGAGGCAGAACTGGCTTCGATGAAGACCAGACTGGACCAGGAGGTTGCACAGAGACATACCCTCGGCCGCACTATGGAC GCTCAGTTGTTAGAAGCTAAGAAGCAGCTGGAGACCCAGAACACGCTGCAGCAGAAGACCAGGGAGCTGCTGCGTAGCTCTGAACAGCAGGTGGCTGCACTGAAAACTCAGCTGGCTTCTGCCTCGTCCTCTGAAGCCGTCACCACCTCCAGCAGCGTGACCAGCCCAGCCACCAGAGCTGCAGGCCTGCGAGCACCACTGAGAG TACGGTCTCCAGTACCAGCAAACTCCCAGCAGCCCAGCCAGTCAGAGCAGGAGCTGTCAGAGGTGAAAGGTCTCCTACGTAGCGCTGAGGAACAGAACAGTGAGCTagcagagcagctgaagaaTGCTAATACTACTGTAGAGCAGTACAGAGCTGTGGTGCTGACTCTAGAGGACAGtctgaagaaagaaaaggag atgcGTTCCCCTCTGGAGGTCCGGCTGAAGGAGTCGGAGGAGGTGCAGAAGCAGCTGGAGAAGAGGATTTTAGAGGTGGAGAAAATGAAGCAGCAGGAGCAAGAGGAGAAAAGGAAAGCTGTGGACACAGTGGAGAAACAG GTGTCTGAGCTGCAGCGCAGTCTGAAGGCCAGTCAGGCCGAGCAGCAGGAGGCGCTagagagagctgctgctgctgttacactggAGCAAAAGGCCATACAGGACAGCCTGCTGCAG aCTAAACTCGCTGGAGAGGCGCAGGCCAAGTATGAGCGAGAGTTGATGCTTCACGCTGCCGATGTGGAGGCTCTGCAGGAGCTCAAAAAACGATCCCAACAAGAAGCAACACGGAagagagagctggaggaggaattAAAGAAGACCTCCTCCCTCATGCAAGACAAAACTGCAGCCTTAAACACAGTGGAGAAACAACTAAAG GAGGATCTGTCCAATCAGAGCCGTCGCTGTGAGGAGCTCGGGAAGCAGAATGCTCTCCTGCACCAACAGATGGATGACATGGCCACGAAGAGCCGCCAGCTGCAACAACAGCCGCAGCAGCTCGACCTGTCGTTCAGCGAGGAAGGGAAGACCACCGAACAGATACTGGAAATACTGAG GTTTGTGCGACGGGAGAAAGAGATCGCTGTGGCTCGATGTGACGCATCAGATGGTGAAACTCTTCGCTACAAACAGCGAGTTGAACATCAAGACAGAGAACTGAAGGAGCTCCAGGAAGCTCTGAACGCTGAGAGGGAGAAGATTCAG GCCTCAGCAAAGACTCTGGCCCAGCAGGAGGAGCAGCTGAAGAAGATGGAGAGCATCAGTGCTCTCCAAGAGACCAACAGGATGCTGAAAATGGACAGAAACAAGCTGGAGCAGGAGCTGCAGCAAGCTCAGGCTAAA GCGACGAAGCTGCAGTCGGACATCAGCCCTCTGCATCACTCTCTGTCTGTTCTGTCAGAGCAAAATGGTGCCCTGCAGGCCGACAGGAGGCTTCTGGAGGAAGATGTGAAACGGTTGAAGGCCAAAGTACAG CAACTGATCAGCCAACAGAAAGACGGAGATGCTGAGGAGAAGCAGAAACTCACCAATGAGAGAGAAGCTCAGCAGAGACGAATCACTCAGCTGGCTGAGGAGACGGCCAAGCTGAAGACTGAACTCGCCAG GTGCAATGCCAGCAGTAACTCAGCTCAGTCTCAGCTGCAAGCCCTCAGAGACAACGTGGCCCGTCTGACGTCAGAAAGAGACACGCTGAAGAAAGACCTGGAAACGAAAAACACCGACATCGTGGAGAAGAACAAGACCATCACCCAGGTGAAGAAGATTGGACGACGTTACAAGACCCAGTATGAGGAGCTCAAAGTTCAGCATGACAAG CTGGTTGACGAAAGCGCCACTAAAGCAGGAAGCGAGGCGGCTCCGGGTCAGGAGGTGCAGCAGGAGCTGAACAAAGCTCAGGAGGAGCTCAACAAGACCCGGGAGGAGCTGAACAAACTGAAAGAAGAGGTGCAGCAAAAACAGCAGGAG GCCCAGAAGTCCCAGCAAGAGTTGGAGGCAGCCCAGAAAGAAAACCAGCAGACCAAGGACAAGTTACAGGAAGTCCAGAACCAGCTgacacagaaccagaaccagctgACACAG GTCCAGTCCCAGTTGACCCAGACCCAGACTCAACTGCAGCAGAATCAGAACCAGCTGACCCAGAGTCAGAAAGAGCTTCAACAAGCCAAGAGCCACACCCTGCAG GTACAGAACCAGTTCAAATCTGCTCAGTCTCAAACTCTGGCCCGTCAGAACCAAATCCAGCAGCTTCAGagggagctgcagcaggctAAAgagaacctgcagcagaacctGGCTAGTCAGAAAGAGCTACAGCAGACGCAGCAAAGCAGCCAACAGAGCCACGTCCAGGAAGTCAACAATCTCAAGACATCTCTGAGCCAAGCAGAGAGCAAA GTGACTGAGCTTCAAAGTCAGCTGGACAGTGTGCAAAAG ACGGTTGCTGAGCGTGAAGCAGATGTGAAGCGTCTGCAGGAGCAGCTAACCGAAGCTAACCAGGCTAATGAAGCTAGCCGAGCTGCACAGgccaaccagaaccagagcacTCAGTCCATCCAGGCCAGCGAGGCTAACGCCGCTAGCGACGCTAACCAGGCTCTGCAAGAGGAGCTGGCAAAACTCAGGCAGGAG CTGTCTGAGTGTaagagcagagaggagcagCTCAAACAACAAATGACTGACAAAGAGGAGAAGACCAAGAAGGCCTTCGTGGGAGCCAAGACCAAAATCAACCAACTAAATA GCGCTAAGGAGCAGCTCAGTCAGGAAATAGAAGAACTGAAGCAGAACAAGGAGGAGATGGAAGTGAGAATGAACGCCCTCAAGTCTCAGTACGAAGGACGACTTCTTCGGCTGGACAGAGAACTGAGAGAGctgagagagacacaaacacaccctgaCTCCAGAGAAGAACCACAGGACCAGAGTGGAACAAAG GTGGGTGATCAGGTGAGATCTGCAGACCAGAGACAAATCTCTTTGAAGAGTCCTGCTCAAGACCGGGGAAG CTCCAGCCTCTCTGAGCCTCCTACCGCCAACATCCGGCCCACCCCGAGTACTCCGTCTCCTAGCAACAAGCCAAGCCCCTCCCCTGGTAGTAAGGCCACGCCTCGCGCCAGCATCCGGCCTATGGTTACCCCGGCGTCTCTAACCATCCCAACACCTACAGCCACTGTGATGCCGACGACGCAGACAGACAGCCAAGAGG TGCTGATGAGTGCAGGAGCTTCTGTTCACTCTACCAGCTCCGGTCTGGTCAACACACCCACCTCCATCACTCAACCAACCAGCACCCAGACCACAGCTTTCGTCCAGCCCACCCAGCAGCAGGCAGCCAATCAGGACGCAGCGTCCAGCATGGAGGCAGAGCGACCGTCTACGTCCTCCTCTCTGATCGGTACAG CAGGTTCAAAGCGAagcagggaggaagaggaggaggaggaagaggagagcagACCAGAGAGTTCCCACACGACCACAAAAAAGCTGCGACTGAAACCGTCGATAGAACTGCAG ATGGAAGGGGACGAAGAGATAGACGGAGATGAAGGCCAACAACAGGATTCACCAGATGACAGCCAG GAGCTCCCAGACGACAGTTTCCCCGTCTTGGCTGAAGACACCGAGGACATGGAGGACGAAGGCGTGTCCCAGTCGGTCCCCTCCGATCAAATGTCCTCTCAGGGCCCCATCATAGTCCGAGACGTGATCGTGATCGATACTGACAGCGAGAGTCGTGAGAgcaaagagggagaggagaggcgGGAGGGCGACGgcgaagaggaagaagatgaggaagaggaggacgaagaagaagaagaggag TacaaggaggaagaggacgacGACGAAGAGGACGATGATGCTGCCGACAGCGGGATGAGAATAGACGAGAgcaacgaggagagcagagaagctgaagaggagggagaagacGAGGAACCATCGGAAGGAAACAACGCCGAGGAGAACATCTCTGGAGCTTCTTCAGGCTCCCAGCGTCCGTCTGAGGCGACGCACAGCG GTGAGAGCAGCGGTGGAGTCACATCAGAGTCCGACCCTCCCAGAGACCCTCTACACATCCCCCCAACCTCCTCCTCTGGACCCTCCCCTTCCTCGTCCGCCCTCACCCCCTGCCTCCCCCACACCCGTAGGCCTCCACACGCCCTCCCACCTCGACTCTACATCCAACCTCCAGCACCTGAGCTGGGGcctccacacacacag AGACAATCCTCTCAGCTGCGCAGACCTTCAGCAGGACGTGGGCCTCAGTTAACACCTGGAATCGGCAGTATG cAGCCTTTCTTTGATGACGATGACAGAATGGTTCCCAGTACTCCCACTCTGGTCGTCCCACACCGCACTGATGGCTTCGCTGAGGCGATACA CTCTCCTCAGGTAGCAGGTTTGTCCACCAGGTTCAGGTTTGGACCTCCAGAAGATCTGCTGCCTCAGACGTCAGCTTCACACTCTGACCTGGGACAGCTGGCCTCTCAAGGAG GTCTGGGAATGTACGAGTCTCCTCTGTTCCTGGCTGCTCACGATGAAGACGGAGGAGGAAGGAGTGTCCCCACCACACCGCTACAAGTAGCTGCACCAg TGACCGTCTTCACAGAGTCGCTGCCCTCAGACAGCGCTGACAACATGGCCTCCCAGTCGGTTCCCATGGTAACTGCCTCCACTGGGATGGCCGCTGCAGCAGATGATGGAGACGAGGTCTTCATGGAGCAGGAAGGAGACGG TCCTGGGATTGAATCTTCTCTGGAGAGCCAGACAGACATGGAATCAACAGGACAACAAAGTGACGACGCATCGCTGCCGTCCACCAGCCAAGACGCTG ACACCAGCAGCGTTACTCTGCGTCGCACTTTGGCCGGTCAGCCTCTGATGAGCAGCCTGTCGAGTCGAGGAaccagaggaagaggagaaaccaGGACGTTGCTCAGCCGCAGAG GAACCTTTTcccgaggaggaagaggaggaaccaTGGGCCGAGGGGGCGTCGCCTAA